One Tamlana carrageenivorans genomic region harbors:
- a CDS encoding 2-oxoglutarate dehydrogenase E1 component has protein sequence MDKYSFLNAAHTAYFSDLYNQYLENPDSVEPSWRAFFQGYDFGTENYGLDGEIIEGVSTQIPEHVQKEFNVLRLIDGYRMRGHLFTRTNPVRDRRTYSPTLDLSNFDLSENDLDTLFNAGEVLGVGPKTLREIVKHLDRIYCSSIGVEYMYLRNPEVIKWWQDQLNKNDNHPTFSADTKKYILSKLNQAVTFENFLQTKYVGQKRFSLEGGESLIPAISNVLFYASKKYDVKECVLGMAHRGRLSTLVNIFRKPMNELFSEFDGKDFEDEYIDGDVKYHLGLTLDKTYQNGKTIKMNLVPNPSHLETVAPVAEGITRAKIDNDYDGDDSKIIPIIVHGDAAVAGQGVVYEVAQMSQLNGYKTGGTIHIVVNNQIGFTTNYLDARSSTYCTDVAKVTLSPVLHVNADDAEAVVHAVELALEYRMRYKKDVYIDLLGYRKYGHNEGDEPRFTQPKLYKNIAKHANPFKIYSDKLVAEQTIDKDYSAQIVAEFKETLETAYAESKEDDSSKVREFMMERWKGFVRRGVDAMLEPIDTSYAKDSLESISKVVSTVPEGVKFLRKAERILDGRAKMVFETDTLDWGMAETLAYGSLLEEGFNVRISGQDVERGTFSHRHAILRDEISEERINLLNTNPANKGEMYIYNSFLSEYGVLGFDYGYAMANPNTLTIWEAQFGDFSNGAQIIFDQYLSAAEDKWKSQNGIVVLLPHGYEGQGSEHSSARMERYLQLCGNDNMIVADCTTPANFFHLLRRQMKRDFRKPLIVFTPKSLLRHPKAVSSISELASGAFQEVIDDTINPEQVKKLVFCTGKFYYDLLAQREALGTEDVALVRIEQLFPLHTDKIDAVIKRYPHVEKYIWAQEEPKNMGAWMHIAQRMELVKLEVCSRPYNSVPAPGSSTRDKRRQQQVINAVFDIKN, from the coding sequence ATGGATAAATATTCTTTTTTAAACGCCGCACACACGGCGTATTTTTCTGACCTATATAATCAATATTTAGAAAACCCAGATAGTGTGGAACCTAGTTGGAGAGCCTTTTTTCAAGGTTATGACTTTGGTACCGAAAACTATGGGTTGGATGGTGAGATTATTGAGGGTGTTTCAACACAAATACCTGAACATGTTCAGAAAGAATTTAATGTATTAAGACTAATCGATGGGTACAGAATGCGTGGGCATCTATTTACTAGAACCAATCCCGTTCGAGACAGAAGAACCTATAGCCCCACTTTAGATTTAAGTAATTTCGATCTTTCCGAAAACGATTTAGATACCCTATTTAATGCCGGTGAAGTTCTAGGTGTTGGACCTAAAACCTTAAGAGAAATTGTAAAACACCTTGATCGTATTTATTGTAGCTCTATAGGTGTAGAGTATATGTATCTTAGAAATCCGGAGGTTATCAAGTGGTGGCAAGATCAATTAAATAAAAATGACAACCATCCAACCTTTTCGGCAGACACTAAAAAGTATATTCTTTCTAAATTAAATCAAGCCGTAACTTTTGAAAACTTTTTACAAACCAAATATGTTGGTCAAAAACGTTTTTCACTAGAAGGTGGCGAATCTTTAATCCCGGCTATTAGTAATGTGCTTTTTTACGCGTCTAAAAAATACGATGTAAAAGAATGTGTTTTAGGAATGGCACACCGTGGTCGCCTTAGTACACTAGTTAATATTTTTAGAAAACCAATGAACGAACTTTTTAGTGAGTTTGATGGTAAAGATTTCGAAGATGAATATATCGATGGGGATGTTAAATATCACTTAGGCTTAACTCTGGATAAAACATACCAAAACGGTAAGACTATCAAAATGAATTTAGTTCCTAATCCATCACATCTAGAAACCGTTGCCCCAGTTGCCGAAGGTATTACTAGAGCGAAAATCGATAATGATTATGATGGCGACGATTCTAAAATCATCCCAATTATTGTTCATGGTGATGCTGCAGTAGCAGGTCAAGGTGTCGTGTATGAAGTTGCCCAAATGAGTCAGCTAAACGGCTATAAAACTGGAGGAACGATACATATTGTTGTAAATAACCAAATTGGATTTACAACCAATTATTTGGATGCTCGTTCAAGTACTTATTGTACAGATGTAGCTAAAGTTACCTTATCGCCAGTGCTGCACGTTAATGCCGATGATGCCGAAGCTGTAGTACATGCCGTTGAGTTAGCATTGGAGTATAGAATGCGCTACAAAAAAGATGTCTATATCGATTTATTAGGGTATAGAAAATATGGGCATAATGAAGGGGATGAACCAAGGTTTACGCAACCTAAATTGTATAAAAATATTGCTAAGCATGCTAACCCTTTCAAAATTTATTCTGATAAGTTAGTTGCTGAACAAACAATCGATAAAGATTATTCTGCACAAATTGTAGCCGAGTTTAAAGAAACACTTGAAACAGCTTATGCAGAATCTAAAGAAGACGATTCATCTAAAGTTCGCGAGTTCATGATGGAACGTTGGAAAGGATTTGTGCGTCGAGGTGTTGATGCGATGTTAGAGCCTATCGATACATCTTATGCTAAAGATAGCTTAGAAAGTATTTCAAAAGTAGTGTCTACAGTTCCCGAAGGTGTGAAGTTTTTGCGTAAAGCAGAACGTATACTTGACGGAAGAGCAAAAATGGTTTTTGAAACCGATACTTTAGATTGGGGTATGGCCGAAACACTAGCTTACGGAAGTTTGTTAGAAGAAGGTTTCAATGTGCGTATCTCTGGTCAGGATGTAGAACGTGGAACATTTAGTCATAGACACGCGATTTTACGTGATGAAATTTCTGAAGAGCGTATCAATTTATTAAACACAAACCCAGCTAATAAAGGGGAAATGTATATTTACAATTCCTTCTTGTCAGAATACGGTGTATTAGGTTTCGATTATGGTTACGCCATGGCAAACCCCAATACATTAACCATTTGGGAAGCGCAGTTTGGAGATTTTAGTAACGGTGCTCAAATTATTTTCGATCAGTACTTATCGGCTGCAGAAGATAAATGGAAATCACAAAATGGTATTGTGGTATTATTACCTCATGGCTACGAAGGACAAGGGTCTGAGCATTCATCTGCAAGAATGGAGCGTTACCTCCAGTTATGTGGAAATGATAATATGATTGTTGCCGATTGTACAACGCCAGCTAACTTTTTCCACTTGTTGCGTCGTCAAATGAAACGCGATTTCAGAAAACCGCTAATTGTATTCACACCTAAGAGTTTATTGCGTCACCCAAAAGCAGTATCTTCTATTAGTGAATTGGCATCGGGAGCATTCCAAGAAGTTATTGATGATACAATCAACCCAGAGCAGGTTAAAAAATTAGTGTTCTGTACAGGGAAATTTTACTACGATTTATTAGCGCAGCGCGAAGCATTAGGTACCGAAGATGTGGCTTTAGTTAGAATAGAACAATTATTCCCATTACATACCGATAAAATAGATGCGGTTATAAAACGTTACCCTCATGTTGAGAAATATATTTGGGCACAAGAAGAACCTAAAAACATGGGTGCTTGGATGCATATCGCACAACGTATGGAACTCGTGAAACTTGAAGTTTGTTCGCGACCATATAACTCTGTGCCTGCACCAGGCTCTAGTACAAGAGATAAAAGAAGGCAGCAACAAGTTATTAATGCTGTATTTGATATAAAAAATTAG
- the odhB gene encoding 2-oxoglutarate dehydrogenase complex dihydrolipoyllysine-residue succinyltransferase: protein MILEMKVPSPGESITEVEIATWLVEDGDYVEKDQAIAEVDSDKATLELPAEVSGIITLKAEEGDAVEVGAVVCLIDTSAEKPEGDAPAKEEKKEEAPAAEASKATPEAKTYATGSASPAAKKILAEKGIEASAVSGSGKDGRVTKDDAINAVPSMGTPTGGSRTSTTSKMSMLRRKVAERLVEAKNTTAMLTTFNEVDMSPIFALRSEYKESFKSKHGVGLGFMSFFTLAVVRALKMYPAVNSMISGKEMLSFDFCDISIAVSGPKGLMVPVIRNAENLSFRGVEAEVKRLALRARDGQITVDEMTGGTFTITNGGVFGSMLSTPIINPPQSGILGMHNIVERPVAIDGKVEIRPIMYVALSYDHRIIDGKESVGFLVAVKEALENPTEILMDNDIKKALEL, encoded by the coding sequence ATGATTTTAGAAATGAAAGTCCCTTCACCAGGGGAATCTATTACAGAAGTTGAAATAGCAACATGGCTTGTTGAAGATGGCGATTACGTAGAAAAAGATCAAGCTATTGCTGAAGTGGATAGTGATAAAGCAACCCTTGAATTACCTGCTGAAGTAAGCGGAATAATTACGCTTAAAGCGGAAGAAGGTGATGCTGTAGAAGTAGGCGCCGTGGTTTGTTTAATCGATACTAGTGCTGAAAAACCTGAAGGTGACGCTCCTGCAAAGGAAGAAAAGAAAGAAGAAGCACCTGCTGCCGAAGCTTCAAAAGCCACTCCTGAAGCTAAAACTTATGCCACAGGAAGCGCAAGCCCTGCGGCTAAGAAAATATTAGCTGAAAAAGGTATTGAAGCATCTGCTGTTTCTGGATCAGGTAAAGATGGTCGTGTTACTAAAGACGATGCTATTAATGCCGTACCTTCTATGGGAACACCAACTGGAGGATCAAGAACAAGCACGACGAGTAAAATGTCGATGCTAAGACGAAAAGTAGCAGAGCGTTTAGTGGAAGCAAAAAATACAACGGCTATGTTAACAACTTTCAATGAAGTTGATATGTCGCCAATTTTTGCCTTACGTTCAGAGTATAAAGAAAGCTTTAAATCAAAGCATGGTGTTGGTTTGGGCTTTATGAGTTTCTTTACATTGGCTGTTGTGAGAGCTTTAAAAATGTACCCTGCAGTAAACTCTATGATTAGTGGTAAAGAAATGCTTTCTTTCGATTTTTGTGACATTAGTATTGCCGTATCGGGACCTAAAGGTTTAATGGTTCCTGTTATTAGAAATGCTGAAAACTTAAGTTTTAGAGGTGTTGAAGCCGAAGTAAAACGTTTAGCGTTACGCGCAAGAGACGGACAAATTACTGTTGATGAAATGACAGGTGGTACTTTTACCATTACCAATGGAGGTGTGTTTGGAAGTATGTTATCGACACCTATTATCAATCCGCCTCAATCAGGGATTTTAGGAATGCACAATATTGTTGAGCGTCCAGTGGCTATTGATGGTAAAGTTGAAATTAGACCAATCATGTACGTAGCTTTATCTTACGATCATAGAATTATTGATGGAAAAGAAAGTGTTGGTTTCCTTGTTGCCGTAAAAGAAGCATTAGAAAATCCTACTGAAATCCTTATGGATAACGATATTAAAAAAGCTTTAGAGTTATAA
- a CDS encoding response regulator, with product MKSSIVIADDHPLILRGLLDFLTTEGYPILGSSSDGQTAYNQILKYKPDVAILDINMPIMSGLEVAELCLKNALPTKVVLLTLHINEKYFNQALEFKVQGYILKELALDQIEECIKLITAGKTYFSKEIDAYLDPDHIDNQPTEAMKQLTKSELKIVKLISKHKSSQEIAEHLSISVRTVEKHRSNIVKKLDINNKPTSLAIWALINKRLLFKF from the coding sequence ATGAAAAGTTCTATTGTAATTGCGGACGACCATCCACTTATATTACGGGGCTTACTAGATTTTTTAACCACTGAGGGTTATCCAATTTTAGGAAGTTCTAGTGATGGACAAACGGCATACAACCAAATTTTAAAATACAAGCCTGATGTTGCCATATTAGATATTAATATGCCCATTATGTCGGGGCTAGAAGTTGCCGAACTCTGTCTTAAAAACGCCTTACCTACAAAAGTGGTTCTGCTTACTTTGCATATTAATGAAAAATACTTTAATCAAGCCCTTGAATTTAAGGTACAGGGTTATATTCTAAAAGAATTGGCTTTAGACCAAATTGAAGAATGCATTAAACTGATTACAGCAGGTAAAACTTACTTTAGCAAAGAAATTGATGCTTATTTAGATCCCGATCATATAGACAACCAGCCTACTGAAGCCATGAAACAGTTAACCAAATCGGAATTAAAAATAGTAAAACTCATTTCCAAGCATAAATCAAGTCAGGAAATCGCCGAACACCTATCTATTTCTGTTAGAACGGTTGAAAAACACAGAAGCAATATTGTAAAAAAATTAGATATTAATAACAAACCAACATCTCTGGCTATTTGGGCTTTAATAAATAAAAGGCTACTCTTTAAATTTTAA
- a CDS encoding retropepsin-like aspartic protease, protein METLQQFLTDKGYSKIKLHLTKTNHFEIKAAINGKKGLFILDTGASNSCVGFEAIKPFKLNAEDSLIKAAGAGATDMETKLSKKNKIKIGKWTSNKIVLVLFNLNHVNAALINHNSKPVDGIIGADILKKGKAVIDYEKKYLYLKLS, encoded by the coding sequence ATGGAAACGCTACAACAATTTCTTACTGATAAAGGTTATTCGAAGATAAAACTACACCTTACCAAAACAAATCATTTTGAAATTAAGGCAGCCATAAATGGAAAAAAGGGGCTTTTTATTTTAGACACGGGGGCCTCGAATTCTTGTGTTGGTTTTGAAGCCATTAAACCCTTTAAATTAAACGCTGAAGATTCCTTAATAAAAGCAGCTGGTGCAGGTGCCACCGATATGGAAACCAAACTCTCAAAAAAGAATAAAATAAAAATAGGAAAATGGACGAGCAATAAAATTGTTTTAGTTTTATTCAACCTCAATCATGTTAATGCTGCTTTAATTAACCACAATTCTAAACCTGTAGATGGCATCATTGGGGCAGATATATTAAAAAAAGGGAAAGCAGTTATAGACTACGAAAAGAAATACTTATATTTAAAACTGAGTTAA
- a CDS encoding TatD family hydrolase translates to MIITDTHTHLYSEAFDEDRDEMITRAIDQGVSRFFIPAIDSTYTQGMLDLETRFPEHIFLMMGLHPTHVKEDYMTELQHVEEMLEKRSFYAIGEIGIDLYWDKSTLDIQKEAFIYQIRLAKKYKLPIVIHCREAFDEIFEVLESEKSDDLFGIFHCFTGNLKQAYQAISYNMKLGIGGVVTFKNGKIDQFLHEIDLQHIVLETDAPYLAPVPYRGKRNESLYILKVLEKLSVIYNKSITEIAEITTKNSIDIFNI, encoded by the coding sequence TTGATTATTACAGACACACACACCCATTTATATAGTGAAGCTTTTGATGAAGATCGTGATGAGATGATTACCCGAGCCATAGATCAAGGGGTTTCTAGGTTTTTCATTCCAGCCATAGATTCCACATATACTCAAGGGATGTTGGATTTAGAAACCCGTTTTCCTGAACATATCTTTTTAATGATGGGTTTGCATCCTACACATGTTAAGGAAGATTACATGACCGAACTTCAACATGTAGAGGAAATGCTTGAAAAACGCTCCTTTTATGCTATTGGTGAAATAGGTATCGACTTGTATTGGGATAAATCAACATTAGACATACAGAAAGAAGCTTTTATTTATCAAATCCGCTTAGCGAAAAAATATAAATTACCCATAGTAATTCATTGCCGTGAAGCCTTTGATGAGATTTTTGAAGTTCTTGAAAGCGAGAAGTCCGATGATTTATTTGGCATATTTCATTGCTTTACTGGAAATTTAAAGCAAGCCTATCAAGCCATTTCTTATAATATGAAACTTGGCATAGGGGGCGTGGTTACCTTTAAAAATGGTAAAATTGATCAGTTTCTCCATGAAATTGATCTTCAGCATATTGTTTTAGAAACCGATGCGCCATATTTAGCTCCTGTGCCTTATCGCGGAAAACGTAACGAAAGTTTATATATATTAAAGGTGTTAGAGAAGTTGTCTGTGATTTATAATAAATCCATAACTGAAATTGCAGAAATAACCACAAAGAATTCAATAGACATCTTTAATATATAA
- a CDS encoding asparaginase: MKSSKANILLIYTGGTIGMVKDFKTGALKAFDFKTLLDHIPELQLLDCDIDTVSFDEPIDSSNMDIDSWIQIADLIEDQYVDFDGFVVLHGSDTMSYSASALSFMLENLDKPVIFTGSQLPIGDLRTDAKENLITSIQVASLQTNGKPTIQEVCLYFEYKLYRANRTTKLNAEDFQAFSSFNYHDLAESGVHLKVNHKYLFKPHADKKLKVHKKLDNNIALIKVYPGITKAVLQSIFNTPNLKAVIIESYGAGNCSTETWFLNLLKENISRGIYIINITQCVGGSVMMGHYETSSALKNIGVISGKDITTEAALGKLMFLLGQSISPNRFKTMYETSLRGELS, from the coding sequence ATGAAAAGTTCGAAAGCCAACATATTACTCATTTATACAGGAGGAACCATTGGGATGGTTAAAGATTTTAAGACCGGGGCATTGAAGGCATTCGATTTTAAAACCTTACTCGATCATATTCCAGAATTACAACTTTTGGATTGTGATATCGATACGGTTTCTTTTGATGAGCCTATTGATTCTAGTAATATGGATATCGATTCTTGGATTCAAATAGCAGATCTTATAGAAGATCAATATGTCGATTTTGATGGTTTCGTGGTGCTTCATGGTAGTGATACCATGAGTTATTCGGCTTCGGCATTAAGTTTTATGTTAGAAAATTTGGATAAACCAGTCATCTTTACAGGTTCTCAATTGCCTATAGGGGATTTAAGAACCGACGCTAAAGAAAATTTGATCACCTCCATACAAGTGGCCTCATTGCAAACTAATGGCAAACCTACTATTCAGGAAGTTTGTTTGTATTTTGAATACAAATTATATCGAGCTAACAGAACAACGAAATTAAATGCCGAAGATTTTCAAGCCTTCTCATCTTTTAATTACCACGATTTGGCAGAATCTGGGGTGCATCTTAAAGTAAACCACAAATACTTGTTTAAACCTCATGCGGATAAAAAGCTGAAGGTTCATAAAAAATTAGACAATAATATAGCTTTAATAAAGGTATATCCTGGTATTACCAAAGCCGTTTTACAGAGCATATTTAATACACCAAATTTGAAGGCTGTAATTATTGAATCTTATGGTGCAGGAAATTGTTCCACCGAAACTTGGTTTTTGAATCTTTTAAAAGAAAATATTTCCAGAGGTATTTATATCATTAATATTACACAATGTGTAGGAGGAAGCGTCATGATGGGGCATTACGAAACGAGTAGTGCTTTAAAAAACATAGGCGTTATCTCAGGAAAAGACATCACGACCGAGGCTGCTCTTGGAAAATTAATGTTTTTACTAGGGCAGAGCATTTCACCTAATCGCTTCAAAACCATGTACGAAACCTCTTTGCGTGGAGAATTGTCTTAA
- a CDS encoding MotA/TolQ/ExbB proton channel family protein, which translates to MKRLFSILAITGMMVFGTANATTIASTTTATAVATTITQDDAAPAETLGFHQELKKRFIEGGPGFMGIVLLCLILGLAIAIERIIFLNLSTTNTKKLTQDVEDALASGGVEAAKEVCRNTKGPVASIYYQGLDRTDEGLDAVEKAVVAYGGVQMGQLEKNVSWISLFIALAPMLGFMGTVIGMIQAFDKIEAAGDMQPSLVAGGIKVALLTTVFGLVVAIILQIFYNYIIAKIDSIVNNMEDASITLMDLLIRHKK; encoded by the coding sequence ATGAAAAGATTATTTTCTATCCTTGCCATAACAGGAATGATGGTATTTGGAACTGCTAATGCAACGACTATTGCAAGTACGACTACTGCGACAGCAGTAGCAACAACGATTACTCAAGATGACGCTGCACCGGCTGAAACTTTAGGGTTTCACCAAGAATTAAAAAAGAGATTTATTGAAGGAGGTCCTGGATTTATGGGGATCGTTTTATTATGTTTAATTCTAGGTTTAGCAATTGCTATTGAGAGAATTATCTTTTTAAACCTTTCTACTACCAATACTAAAAAATTAACTCAAGATGTTGAAGACGCCTTAGCATCAGGTGGTGTTGAAGCTGCTAAAGAGGTTTGTAGAAACACAAAAGGACCTGTGGCATCAATCTATTACCAAGGTTTAGATAGAACTGATGAAGGTCTTGATGCTGTTGAAAAAGCTGTTGTAGCTTACGGTGGTGTACAAATGGGACAATTAGAAAAGAACGTATCATGGATATCTTTATTTATCGCACTTGCACCAATGCTTGGTTTCATGGGTACGGTAATTGGTATGATTCAAGCCTTTGATAAAATTGAAGCTGCTGGTGACATGCAACCTTCTCTTGTAGCTGGTGGTATTAAAGTAGCACTTTTAACAACAGTATTTGGTCTTGTAGTAGCGATTATACTTCAAATTTTTTACAATTACATTATTGCTAAGATTGATAGTATCGTTAACAACATGGAAGATGCTTCTATTACGTTAATGGATCTATTAATCAGACACAAAAAGTAA
- a CDS encoding ExbD/TolR family protein, with protein sequence MAKRASPEVNAGSMADIAFLLLIFFLVTTTIETDSGINRKLPPMEESDVDVVIKQKNIFTVLLNGKDQLLVEDELMELKDLRQAAKEFLDNGGDRTCDYCSGKKDLASSDNPDKAIISLKNERETSYKTYIAVQNELVAAYNELRDARAQSLYGKSFKEMEANYNDVNWPGNKEKLKEQIDQIKLDYPQKLSEVQ encoded by the coding sequence ATGGCGAAAAGAGCATCACCAGAAGTAAATGCAGGCTCTATGGCCGATATCGCGTTCTTACTATTAATATTTTTCTTAGTAACAACAACTATTGAAACAGATTCAGGTATTAACCGTAAACTTCCTCCAATGGAAGAATCTGATGTCGATGTTGTTATCAAGCAAAAAAATATCTTCACTGTTTTATTAAATGGTAAAGACCAATTGCTTGTTGAAGATGAACTTATGGAGCTTAAAGATTTAAGACAAGCTGCTAAGGAGTTTTTAGATAATGGCGGGGATAGAACATGTGATTATTGTTCAGGAAAAAAGGATCTAGCCTCATCGGATAATCCCGATAAAGCTATTATTTCGCTTAAGAATGAACGTGAGACCTCTTATAAAACTTATATTGCTGTACAAAATGAATTGGTAGCGGCATATAACGAATTAAGAGATGCAAGGGCGCAATCATTATACGGGAAATCATTTAAAGAAATGGAAGCCAACTATAATGATGTTAACTGGCCTGGGAATAAAGAAAAGTTAAAGGAACAAATTGACCAAATTAAGCTTGATTATCCTCAAAAACTTTCAGAAGTTCAATAG
- a CDS encoding ExbD/TolR family protein, giving the protein MSKFKKKKDGGVPAVNTAALPDIVFMLLFFFMVATVMRQNTLMIENNLPFADQVEKLDKKDLVMYIYAGKPSTNYKQYGTEAKIQLNDKFADVKEIAAFIAAERASKREELIPFLTTALKVDKGANMGLISDIKQELRKVNALKINYTTKKGSVFGRD; this is encoded by the coding sequence ATGTCTAAATTTAAAAAGAAAAAAGACGGAGGCGTACCTGCAGTAAACACGGCAGCTTTACCTGATATTGTATTTATGTTATTATTCTTCTTTATGGTGGCCACTGTAATGAGGCAAAACACTTTAATGATTGAGAATAATTTACCTTTTGCAGATCAAGTAGAAAAGCTAGATAAAAAAGACTTGGTAATGTATATCTATGCAGGAAAACCAAGTACAAATTATAAGCAATACGGTACAGAAGCTAAAATTCAGTTGAATGATAAGTTTGCCGATGTTAAAGAAATTGCAGCTTTTATCGCTGCAGAGCGAGCTTCTAAAAGAGAAGAATTAATTCCTTTTTTAACCACTGCTTTAAAAGTAGATAAAGGTGCCAATATGGGATTAATTAGTGATATTAAACAAGAACTACGTAAGGTTAATGCCCTTAAAATAAACTACACAACCAAAAAAGGTAGTGTGTTTGGAAGAGATTAA
- a CDS encoding porin family protein has protein sequence MKYLFFTLCLLYSLCPCMAQEITSVKVDSLYKEDHFYVGITYNLIGKRPEALSQNGFSWSLSLGFIKDMPINKARNKAFGVGLGYATDSYNHNLLVSEDNSGGFIYEVINDGSSFTINKFTFHLIELPIEYRWRTSTSTESAFWRIYTGVKFGYAISNISNYQGDLGSFRYTNNSQFNNFQYGLTLSVGYNTWNLHVNYLLNPLFSDSAKLDGNAIDMSIIKMGLIFYIL, from the coding sequence ATGAAGTACTTGTTCTTTACATTATGTCTTCTTTACAGTTTATGCCCTTGTATGGCGCAAGAAATCACTTCAGTAAAAGTGGATTCGCTTTATAAAGAGGACCATTTTTATGTTGGAATAACCTATAATCTTATTGGTAAGCGACCAGAAGCATTATCTCAAAATGGTTTTTCATGGAGTTTGAGTTTGGGGTTTATTAAAGATATGCCCATTAATAAAGCAAGAAATAAAGCTTTTGGAGTTGGACTAGGCTATGCAACCGATTCCTATAACCACAATTTATTAGTGAGCGAGGATAATAGCGGGGGTTTTATATATGAGGTTATCAATGATGGTAGTTCCTTTACTATAAATAAATTCACCTTTCACCTCATCGAATTGCCTATAGAATATCGTTGGCGGACCTCGACATCTACCGAATCTGCCTTTTGGAGGATTTATACAGGTGTAAAATTTGGCTATGCTATTAGTAATATTTCCAATTATCAAGGAGATTTAGGAAGTTTTCGGTATACAAATAATTCCCAATTTAATAATTTTCAATATGGCTTAACCTTAAGTGTGGGCTATAACACATGGAATTTACATGTAAATTATCTGCTTAATCCCTTATTTAGTGATTCAGCAAAACTAGATGGAAATGCCATAGATATGAGTATCATTAAAATGGGGCTTATATTTTATATTCTGTAA